The proteins below are encoded in one region of Abyssisolibacter fermentans:
- a CDS encoding AAA family ATPase, with protein sequence MVLIQMAGFSGSGKSTLAKEISKYFDVIILDRDVIKTSMMEAGVDLNIVANASYHTTFCLCSYYLSLGRSVIIDTPCFHCETLNTGINIAKKYNA encoded by the coding sequence ATGGTCTTAATTCAAATGGCAGGTTTTTCAGGTTCGGGAAAGTCTACTTTAGCAAAAGAAATTTCAAAATATTTTGATGTTATAATTCTTGATAGGGATGTTATTAAAACTTCAATGATGGAAGCTGGAGTTGATTTAAATATAGTAGCAAATGCATCATATCATACTACATTTTGCTTATGTAGCTATTACCTGAGTTTAGGAAGGAGTGTAATAATTGACACCCCTTGTTTTCACTGTGAAACATTAAACACAGGGATTAATATTGCAAAGAAATATAATGCATAG
- a CDS encoding YcxB family protein, which yields MQKLKMILSEKEYYHEKIKASINDEKMGFCGFMICLSIGILLVKFIKAKFSIFQMKNNIKISKTPYIISLSFLLLFITQFYLIRKNHKKQFSKNDIIKCTCIASEYGLFFTFNKEEYQCRWEDIFLVEESRKYIRVFLNQSEFILMKKSDIEGRELIEFKELLNRKLDKKSNELLKAK from the coding sequence ATGCAAAAACTTAAAATGATTTTAAGCGAAAAAGAATATTATCATGAAAAAATAAAAGCATCTATAAATGATGAAAAAATGGGTTTTTGTGGATTTATGATATGCTTAAGCATAGGTATCTTATTAGTAAAATTTATTAAAGCTAAATTTAGCATTTTTCAAATGAAAAATAATATTAAAATATCAAAGACTCCTTATATAATATCATTGAGTTTCCTCTTATTATTTATAACACAATTTTATTTGATTAGAAAGAACCATAAAAAGCAGTTTAGTAAAAATGATATTATTAAATGTACATGCATAGCTAGCGAATATGGCTTATTTTTTACCTTCAATAAAGAAGAATATCAATGTAGATGGGAAGATATATTTTTAGTTGAAGAAAGCAGAAAGTATATTAGAGTATTTCTAAATCAAAGTGAGTTTATTTTAATGAAAAAAAGTGATATAGAAGGAAGAGAATTAATAGAATTTAAAGAATTGCTCAATCGTAAACTTGATAAAAAAAGCAATGAATTATTGAAAGCAAAGTAG
- a CDS encoding class II fructose-bisphosphate aldolase translates to MLVSSKELFKVARKNNFAIPAPNFVDQNSIKAYIEVAEKLNLPVIIGFAEAHLEYLSFDEALYLGKYYGEIAKVPVVLHLDHGTTKELIFRAIDEGFKSVMIDASMHSFEENVKKTKEIVEYAHLRGVVVEAEIGHVGNGDEYKSNDNNDSIYTTVEEAKKFVELTEVDSLAISIGTAHGAYKGKPVIDFDRLKEIRNAIDTPLVLHGGSSSGDDNLGRCATEGISKINIYTDLVNAAFNKAQSIKSNNYYELRNAQKEGMRECLEHYYGVFQTKKFR, encoded by the coding sequence TTGCTAGTTTCATCAAAAGAATTATTTAAGGTAGCAAGGAAAAATAATTTTGCTATACCAGCACCAAATTTTGTGGATCAAAATTCTATTAAAGCTTATATAGAAGTTGCAGAAAAATTGAATTTACCAGTTATTATAGGTTTTGCAGAAGCACATTTAGAATACTTATCATTTGATGAGGCATTGTATTTAGGTAAATACTATGGCGAAATAGCTAAAGTTCCAGTAGTATTACATCTTGATCATGGTACAACTAAAGAGTTAATCTTTAGAGCTATAGATGAAGGCTTCAAATCAGTTATGATAGATGCTTCTATGCATTCATTTGAAGAGAATGTTAAAAAGACAAAAGAAATTGTTGAGTATGCTCATCTAAGGGGAGTAGTTGTAGAAGCAGAAATTGGTCATGTTGGTAATGGTGATGAATATAAAAGTAATGATAATAACGATAGTATTTATACTACTGTTGAAGAAGCAAAGAAATTTGTTGAACTTACAGAGGTAGACTCTCTTGCAATATCAATTGGAACTGCTCACGGAGCTTATAAAGGAAAGCCAGTTATAGATTTCGATAGATTAAAGGAAATTAGAAATGCTATAGATACTCCTTTGGTGCTTCATGGAGGTTCATCATCAGGAGATGATAATCTTGGTAGATGTGCTACAGAAGGAATAAGCAAGATAAATATATATACTGATTTAGTTAATGCTGCTTTTAATAAAGCACAAAGCATCAAATCTAATAATTATTATGAATTAAGAAATGCACAAAAAGAAGGCATGAGAGAATGCCTAGAACATTATTATGGTGTATTTCAAACAAAAAAATTTAGATAA
- a CDS encoding PTS sugar transporter subunit IIB: MKRILLACGAGVCTSTAARVKVEKLLDDNGYKGQYKVDQCKIAEVPSKSADFDFVIATTMKPDGVKCPFVSGVCFLTGMGIDKTTKEILELMK, from the coding sequence ATGAAAAGAATATTATTAGCATGTGGAGCAGGAGTTTGCACTTCTACTGCAGCTAGAGTAAAGGTAGAAAAATTATTAGATGATAACGGTTATAAAGGACAGTATAAGGTGGATCAGTGTAAGATAGCTGAGGTACCATCTAAATCAGCTGATTTTGATTTTGTTATTGCAACAACTATGAAACCAGATGGAGTTAAGTGCCCATTTGTAAGTGGTGTATGTTTCTTAACAGGTATGGGAATTGATAAGACTACTAAAGAAATATTAGAACTCATGAAATAA
- a CDS encoding DMT family transporter translates to MKSRIILYIALFLGVFSLSTSAIFVKLANAPSSITAFYRLFFTALLLLPFLLLNKGNRQELFSLSKQQWALGLLSGLFLAMHYVLWFESLNYTSVASSTVIVTLQPLFSISGGYFLFKERFSRGAIAGCFIAIIGCFIIGWGDFQVSDQALFGDLLAFIAAGIITAYFFIGQYIRKNLSVIPYSFLGYVSSAFFLAIYAFSQQISFTNYSLQTWKSFIGLACIATILGQMIFNWLLKWVSTSVISMSILGETIGTCVLAYFILDEVISLQQGIGIMIILVGLALFLFQKNKAYKKHDSSSAV, encoded by the coding sequence ATGAAATCACGTATTATTTTGTACATAGCTTTATTTTTAGGAGTATTTTCATTATCTACCTCAGCCATTTTTGTAAAATTGGCAAATGCACCTTCTTCCATCACAGCTTTCTATCGGCTCTTTTTTACAGCGTTGTTACTCTTGCCATTTTTACTATTGAATAAGGGAAATAGACAAGAGTTATTTTCATTGTCAAAACAGCAATGGGCATTGGGACTATTATCAGGTTTATTTTTAGCAATGCATTATGTTTTATGGTTTGAATCCTTGAATTATACATCTGTGGCAAGCTCAACAGTTATTGTTACATTACAGCCGCTTTTTTCAATTTCTGGGGGATATTTCTTATTTAAGGAACGCTTTAGCAGGGGAGCAATAGCGGGTTGCTTTATCGCTATTATAGGATGCTTCATTATTGGGTGGGGAGACTTTCAAGTAAGTGATCAGGCTCTATTTGGTGATTTGCTTGCATTTATAGCTGCAGGTATCATAACGGCTTATTTTTTCATTGGACAATACATACGAAAAAATTTGTCCGTTATTCCTTATTCATTTTTAGGATACGTAAGTAGCGCGTTTTTTTTAGCAATTTATGCTTTTAGTCAGCAAATATCTTTTACTAATTATTCACTACAAACATGGAAATCTTTTATTGGGTTAGCTTGTATCGCGACGATTTTAGGGCAAATGATTTTTAATTGGTTGCTAAAGTGGGTGAGTACTTCAGTTATTTCAATGAGTATTTTAGGAGAGACGATTGGAACCTGTGTTCTTGCTTATTTCATTTTGGATGAGGTTATTTCTTTACAACAGGGTATAGGTATAATGATTATCTTAGTTGGTCTTGCTTTATTTTTATTCCAGAAAAATAAAGCATATAAAAAGCATGACAGTTCCTCTGCTGTCTAA
- a CDS encoding PTS sugar transporter subunit IIA, with product MFFSEEIVFFNQSFNNKEDALKKLAGEFLKKGLVKDTFFQAVIDREKGYPTGLNINGIGVAIPHTDGIHINKPQIGFMSLKEPVIFKDMVDDQHEIEVNTIFMLGLLKSEQQVEMLQKLVGLFQDETSLKKVIACKNIDEFKDIMKKANIN from the coding sequence ATGTTTTTTAGTGAGGAAATTGTTTTTTTTAATCAATCCTTCAATAACAAGGAAGATGCTCTAAAAAAATTAGCAGGCGAATTTTTAAAAAAAGGGCTTGTGAAGGATACGTTTTTCCAAGCTGTTATTGATAGAGAGAAGGGTTATCCAACAGGTTTAAACATAAATGGAATAGGTGTTGCTATTCCTCATACTGATGGAATTCATATAAATAAGCCTCAGATTGGATTTATGTCTTTAAAAGAACCAGTAATTTTTAAAGATATGGTTGATGATCAGCATGAAATAGAGGTAAATACAATTTTTATGCTTGGATTATTAAAATCAGAGCAGCAAGTTGAGATGCTTCAGAAACTTGTTGGATTATTTCAAGATGAAACATCTTTAAAAAAGGTTATAGCTTGTAAAAATATTGATGAATTTAAGGACATAATGAAAAAAGCTAATATAAATTAA
- a CDS encoding YmaF family protein, with the protein MTQKNEKNCKQCACSKDTCNEFQTHVHEFSGSTMLGAPQDRQDLLHNHRFAGVTGPEIEKTGGHVHILSVNSDFFFNHFHDIEVETGPPIPVKDQNGNVIGHIHGFSGTSSCVFFHDHNFKGSTLIQNPIQMQTLDNFNSSDLDF; encoded by the coding sequence ATGACACAGAAAAATGAAAAAAATTGTAAGCAATGTGCTTGTAGTAAAGATACTTGCAATGAATTTCAAACCCATGTCCATGAGTTTTCAGGAAGTACAATGTTAGGAGCTCCTCAAGATAGGCAAGATTTACTACACAATCATAGATTTGCTGGAGTAACAGGTCCTGAAATTGAAAAAACTGGAGGACATGTTCATATACTAAGTGTGAATTCTGATTTCTTTTTTAATCATTTCCATGATATAGAAGTAGAAACTGGTCCTCCAATACCAGTTAAAGACCAAAATGGAAATGTTATTGGTCACATTCATGGTTTCAGTGGAACCTCTTCATGTGTATTCTTCCACGATCATAATTTTAAAGGTTCTACTCTTATTCAAAACCCAATTCAGATGCAAACACTGGATAATTTCAATTCTTCAGATCTTGACTTTTGA
- a CDS encoding BglG family transcription antiterminator, whose protein sequence is MNKRICEIIKIIYERPNKFDVKGLAQFLNVSIKTVQSDIQEINEYFNSKGIASLQVMDNRFSIKKTNKSIYETLNTLSFYDYRLSRDERLEIEALLLIFTPKHVTLSNIAEFMYVSRSTVIGDLKYLNDYLNDYGLSTNSQTNTGICINGPEKKVRDLFVSILQKYGYLYSLFSHQEGKRNVNGGETKADAREKNIILQNLTSEAEGYSGLHLTECSFNMLINYLCMAIFRMKSDKHLRNDEQKVTNVNNKLIERLYKLVCQHFNLVYNKHELAYLKSFSVNLTYLKKNSCVDGSKEIVNIQIITRLFIMNVSMSLKLPLYRDYELFQSLSNHLQRIFNDGFNNSTENDEINVILEKYSDIKKMVTENIEILEQYVNRTISDEEISYIVIYICASIEKIKTQKTTCNVILICNSGIGTSQLLKSKLLERFDFNVINVIPKHRLRDSLSSEVDFVISTVDLEDIDVPFIKISPQLPDSDFLRMRKMIDDYGYINSEKFVKNDYSDIINKIEPIVNNDELLDVIKESLNNYFAKKNKVVLSLSNLLTEDFIQVDVQAETWREAIEKASANLLNKGYINRNYIQSMIRDVEQNGPYIVISEGFAIPHSAIDEGSMKLGFNLIKLKNPVVFNAGILDPIKYVCVINAVDNEKHLNALFNLVNLLQIYEFKEALNKAQSSKDMAKVIEIFERRIQ, encoded by the coding sequence TTGAACAAAAGAATTTGTGAAATTATAAAAATTATATATGAAAGACCCAATAAGTTTGATGTTAAAGGACTAGCACAATTCTTAAATGTCAGCATAAAAACAGTGCAGTCAGATATCCAGGAAATAAATGAATATTTTAATTCTAAAGGAATTGCTTCATTGCAAGTAATGGATAATAGGTTTTCCATAAAAAAAACAAATAAATCTATATATGAGACACTTAATACACTTAGCTTTTATGATTACAGATTATCAAGGGATGAACGTTTAGAAATAGAAGCTCTTTTACTTATATTTACTCCTAAACACGTCACTTTATCGAATATAGCTGAATTTATGTATGTATCTCGTTCAACAGTTATCGGAGATTTAAAATATCTGAATGATTACTTGAATGATTATGGTCTTTCAACAAATTCACAAACCAATACTGGAATTTGCATTAATGGACCTGAAAAAAAGGTAAGGGATTTATTTGTAAGTATTTTGCAAAAATATGGGTATTTATATAGTTTATTTTCTCATCAAGAAGGAAAAAGAAATGTAAACGGAGGAGAAACAAAAGCTGATGCTAGAGAAAAAAATATAATTCTGCAAAACTTAACATCTGAAGCTGAAGGGTATTCAGGACTTCATTTGACAGAATGTTCCTTTAACATGCTGATAAATTATTTGTGCATGGCGATTTTTAGAATGAAATCAGATAAACATCTTAGAAACGATGAGCAAAAAGTTACAAATGTTAATAACAAATTGATTGAGAGGTTATATAAACTCGTTTGTCAACATTTTAACCTTGTATACAATAAACATGAATTAGCATATTTGAAAAGCTTTTCAGTAAATTTAACATATTTGAAAAAGAACAGCTGTGTTGATGGAAGCAAAGAGATAGTGAATATACAAATTATAACAAGATTATTTATTATGAATGTATCTATGTCTTTAAAACTTCCTTTATACAGAGATTATGAACTTTTTCAAAGCTTATCTAATCATTTACAAAGAATATTTAATGATGGATTTAATAATTCCACTGAAAATGACGAGATTAATGTTATTTTAGAAAAATATTCAGATATTAAAAAGATGGTTACTGAAAATATAGAAATCTTAGAACAATATGTAAATAGAACTATTAGTGATGAAGAAATTTCATATATCGTCATATATATATGTGCTTCCATTGAAAAGATAAAGACTCAAAAAACTACGTGTAATGTAATTTTAATATGTAATAGTGGTATTGGAACAAGTCAACTATTGAAATCAAAATTGCTTGAAAGGTTTGATTTCAATGTAATTAATGTTATACCTAAGCATAGATTAAGAGATTCACTAAGTAGCGAAGTAGACTTTGTTATTTCCACAGTAGATCTAGAGGATATTGATGTTCCATTTATTAAGATTTCTCCTCAATTGCCTGATAGTGATTTTCTAAGAATGAGAAAAATGATTGATGATTATGGCTACATTAACTCTGAGAAATTTGTGAAAAATGATTATTCAGATATTATTAATAAAATAGAACCTATAGTAAATAATGATGAGTTACTTGATGTAATTAAAGAAAGCTTGAATAATTACTTCGCCAAAAAAAATAAGGTGGTTTTAAGTCTTTCAAACTTATTAACAGAAGATTTTATTCAGGTAGATGTACAAGCAGAAACATGGCGGGAGGCAATAGAGAAGGCTTCAGCAAATTTGCTAAACAAAGGATATATAAATCGTAATTACATACAATCTATGATTAGAGATGTTGAACAAAATGGTCCGTATATTGTAATTTCAGAAGGCTTTGCAATTCCTCATTCAGCTATTGATGAAGGAAGTATGAAATTAGGTTTTAATTTAATTAAATTGAAAAATCCTGTGGTGTTTAATGCTGGGATTTTAGATCCTATTAAATATGTATGTGTTATAAATGCTGTAGATAACGAAAAGCATTTAAATGCATTATTTAACTTAGTAAATTTACTTCAGATTTACGAATTTAAAGAAGCTTTAAATAAGGCTCAGAGTAGCAAAGATATGGCAAAGGTTATCGAAATATTTGAAAGAAGGATACAATAA
- a CDS encoding YjbQ family protein, translating to MTIYKEQINLTSHGGTPSFFDITESVKEIIKKSKVQNGICVVISPHTTCSVFFQEFVHDYTENGDEFLQADLNNVLQKIIPDNVAEGQYNYPGEKHYEAVKSWPNVEAYLPNGDRSALLNCDAHLKATLLGSSQVFEVDEGKLGVGKTGYVYFVDFDRTRSRTRKCKIMVLGE from the coding sequence ATGACTATTTATAAAGAACAAATTAATTTAACTTCTCATGGAGGAACTCCAAGTTTTTTTGATATCACTGAATCTGTGAAAGAAATAATCAAAAAAAGCAAAGTTCAAAATGGTATCTGTGTTGTCATTTCTCCACATACAACATGTTCTGTATTCTTTCAAGAATTCGTTCATGATTATACTGAAAATGGTGATGAATTTCTTCAAGCCGATTTGAACAATGTCCTTCAAAAAATTATTCCAGACAATGTTGCAGAAGGTCAATATAACTATCCTGGAGAAAAGCATTACGAAGCTGTTAAATCATGGCCAAATGTAGAAGCTTATCTTCCAAATGGTGATCGCAGTGCCCTATTAAACTGTGATGCACACTTAAAAGCAACATTGCTTGGTTCCAGCCAGGTATTCGAGGTTGATGAGGGAAAATTGGGAGTTGGAAAAACAGGTTATGTTTATTTTGTAGATTTTGATCGTACAAGATCTCGTACTCGTAAATGTAAAATCATGGTATTAGGTGAATAG
- a CDS encoding triose-phosphate isomerase — MKKIGTPFFIVNPKSYLYGEESLQLALVADKLAEKYNVEIFFTAPFADLANIKAHTKNLRITAQHMDPLVPGRGMGHVLPESLKAAGAEAVFLNHAEHSLTLTDLVKSINRAKELGIKTVVCADCLEEAIAIAKLGPDILLCEPTALIGTGKTSGADYVVETTNRIKEIDENILVMQASGISTGEDVYQTIVHGADGTGATSGILNAPDRAKRLEEMIQAIVKAKNEK, encoded by the coding sequence ATGAAAAAAATAGGCACACCATTTTTTATAGTTAATCCAAAGTCGTACTTATATGGAGAAGAAAGTTTACAACTAGCACTTGTTGCAGACAAGCTTGCTGAAAAATATAATGTAGAGATATTTTTCACTGCACCTTTTGCAGATTTAGCCAATATTAAGGCTCATACAAAAAACCTTAGAATAACAGCTCAACATATGGATCCATTAGTTCCAGGACGTGGAATGGGACATGTGTTACCTGAATCATTAAAGGCAGCTGGTGCTGAAGCAGTATTTTTAAATCATGCAGAGCATTCATTAACCTTAACTGATTTAGTAAAGAGTATTAATAGAGCAAAAGAACTTGGAATAAAAACTGTTGTTTGCGCAGATTGTTTAGAAGAGGCAATAGCTATTGCTAAATTAGGTCCAGATATATTGTTATGTGAACCTACTGCTTTAATTGGAACTGGTAAAACTAGTGGAGCTGATTACGTTGTTGAAACTACAAATAGAATAAAAGAGATTGATGAAAATATTTTAGTTATGCAGGCTTCGGGAATAAGTACTGGTGAGGATGTTTATCAGACAATAGTTCATGGAGCTGATGGAACTGGCGCAACAAGTGGAATACTTAATGCTCCAGATAGAGCAAAAAGATTAGAAGAAATGATACAAGCAATAGTTAAAGCAAAAAATGAAAAATAA
- a CDS encoding class II aldolase/adducin family protein, with the protein MYQKEKEEVIKAGMKLDRYRLIALSGGNVSCKVDEDKVLVTPSGMIYEDLVADDIILMDLSGNIIEGDRKASVDTKAILYIYNNMPEVKAVIHTHQPYATGLGLVQDEFKCNLTTLANATKGSVNVCPFSSAASEQMGIEAVENLKGKLAVILKHHGVIAVGNSLKQALYSCIYLEEAAQTFFIARAMSNNVAMMTDEQIEQAVRIFDFYGQGKESVPDTLVNKE; encoded by the coding sequence ATGTATCAAAAAGAAAAGGAAGAAGTCATAAAAGCAGGGATGAAGCTTGATAGATATAGACTAATTGCACTTTCAGGAGGAAATGTAAGTTGTAAGGTTGATGAAGATAAGGTTTTAGTAACTCCATCTGGAATGATATATGAGGACTTAGTGGCAGATGACATTATTTTAATGGATTTATCTGGTAATATCATTGAAGGAGATCGAAAGGCATCAGTAGATACAAAAGCTATTTTATATATCTATAATAATATGCCAGAGGTTAAAGCTGTTATTCATACACACCAACCCTATGCAACTGGATTAGGTTTAGTTCAGGACGAATTTAAATGCAATTTGACTACTCTTGCCAATGCAACAAAAGGCTCAGTTAATGTATGTCCTTTTTCATCAGCTGCAAGTGAACAAATGGGTATAGAAGCAGTTGAAAACCTTAAAGGAAAGCTTGCTGTAATATTAAAGCATCATGGTGTAATAGCAGTAGGTAACTCATTAAAACAAGCTTTATATTCTTGTATTTACTTAGAAGAAGCTGCGCAAACTTTCTTCATAGCTAGGGCTATGAGTAATAATGTTGCTATGATGACTGATGAGCAGATTGAGCAGGCAGTTAGAATATTTGATTTTTACGGTCAAGGTAAGGAAAGTGTTCCAGATACATTAGTAAATAAAGAATAG
- a CDS encoding PTS galactitol transporter subunit IIC, which yields MSYILSFFNFIQGLGPTVMMPIIICIFGIILGTEKGKALRAGLTVGIGFIGLNLVIGALSSNLGPAVEQMIERFGLSLSVIDVGWPAAAAIAFASTVGMVIIPVCLLVNIVMLLTNTTQTVDVDIWDYWHFAFTGALVAILTGSQAIGLVAAVLNMVIIMVIGDYTAPGVEKTLGLPGVSLPHGFTGAYAPIAIVINKIIDLIPGVRDIDINMEKAQERFGVFGEPIIIGTALGSIIAIVAGYGFGDVLRLGITMGGVLVLIPKMASLLMEGLLPISDAASSFINKRFSNRGKMYIGLDSAVGVGHPLTLSVSLILVPLTVFMAVILPGNKVLPFADLAVIPWMFVLITPVVNGNGFRALINGIVVLATGLLISTNLAPLMTTAAINANYTMPSGSTQISSICDGANPLTWAIVRLNDFGWIGMGIVAVVAVSLALINRRRIIKEAAELKQAE from the coding sequence ATGTCATATATATTAAGTTTTTTTAATTTCATACAGGGCTTAGGTCCAACAGTTATGATGCCAATTATAATTTGCATTTTTGGAATAATTTTGGGAACAGAAAAAGGTAAAGCATTAAGAGCTGGATTAACAGTAGGTATTGGATTTATAGGTTTAAATTTGGTAATTGGAGCACTATCAAGTAATTTAGGACCTGCAGTAGAACAGATGATAGAACGTTTTGGATTATCATTGTCTGTCATTGATGTTGGTTGGCCAGCAGCAGCAGCTATTGCTTTTGCATCAACTGTGGGTATGGTAATAATACCAGTTTGTTTGCTTGTAAACATTGTAATGTTATTAACTAATACAACACAAACAGTAGATGTTGATATTTGGGATTATTGGCATTTTGCATTTACTGGAGCACTTGTTGCTATATTAACTGGAAGCCAGGCTATTGGTTTAGTGGCAGCTGTTTTAAATATGGTAATAATCATGGTAATCGGTGATTATACAGCGCCAGGAGTTGAGAAAACTTTAGGTTTACCAGGCGTATCACTTCCTCATGGATTTACTGGAGCGTATGCACCAATAGCTATAGTAATCAACAAGATTATTGATTTAATTCCTGGTGTTAGAGATATAGATATTAACATGGAAAAGGCTCAGGAAAGATTCGGTGTATTCGGAGAACCAATAATCATAGGTACTGCTTTAGGAAGTATAATTGCTATTGTAGCAGGCTATGGCTTTGGGGATGTACTTAGACTTGGAATTACTATGGGAGGTGTATTAGTTCTTATTCCTAAGATGGCTTCTCTACTAATGGAAGGTTTACTTCCAATTTCTGACGCAGCTTCTTCATTTATTAATAAAAGGTTTTCTAACAGAGGAAAGATGTACATTGGTCTTGATTCAGCAGTTGGAGTAGGACATCCTTTAACACTTTCTGTATCACTTATATTAGTACCACTAACAGTATTCATGGCTGTAATACTTCCTGGAAATAAGGTTTTGCCATTTGCAGACTTAGCAGTTATACCATGGATGTTCGTTTTGATTACTCCTGTAGTTAATGGTAATGGTTTCAGAGCTTTAATAAACGGTATTGTTGTATTAGCAACAGGTTTACTGATTTCTACTAATTTAGCTCCATTAATGACTACTGCAGCCATCAATGCAAACTATACAATGCCTTCAGGGTCTACACAAATTTCAAGTATCTGTGATGGTGCAAATCCATTAACTTGGGCAATCGTACGTTTAAATGATTTTGGATGGATTGGAATGGGTATAGTAGCAGTTGTTGCAGTAAGTTTAGCATTAATTAATAGAAGAAGAATAATAAAGGAAGCTGCAGAATTAAAGCAAGCTGAATAA